The Patescibacteria group bacterium genome has a segment encoding these proteins:
- a CDS encoding SOS response-associated peptidase, with translation MCGRFTIVADVKKLEQRWHAIAQRAFLPRYNAAPSQQLPIITNHRAGKIILGCWGLQPSWLRSKSGLINARAESIQERPAFQNALRLRRCLILADGFFEWDQNRQPYYFTLPQHQPFAFAGIWEPARNPDRDSCPTFAIITSNANATVAPVHYRMPVILSPGEESTWLDAKAQPEKELALLRPYAEPIESRRVSNLINSVKNDTPSVIKPI, from the coding sequence ATGTGCGGTCGGTTTACCATCGTCGCGGATGTAAAAAAGCTTGAGCAGCGCTGGCACGCGATTGCTCAACGGGCTTTTTTGCCGCGTTATAATGCGGCACCGTCTCAACAGCTACCCATAATTACCAATCATCGGGCTGGGAAAATTATTTTGGGCTGTTGGGGTTTGCAACCCAGCTGGCTCCGATCCAAGTCCGGCCTGATCAATGCCCGAGCAGAAAGCATCCAGGAGCGCCCGGCTTTTCAAAACGCCCTGCGCCTACGCCGTTGCCTAATACTTGCCGATGGTTTCTTTGAATGGGATCAAAACCGGCAACCATATTATTTTACTCTGCCACAACATCAGCCGTTCGCGTTTGCCGGCATCTGGGAGCCAGCTCGCAATCCGGATAGAGATAGTTGCCCCACCTTCGCGATTATCACCTCCAACGCCAATGCCACAGTTGCCCCAGTGCATTATCGCATGCCGGTAATTCTATCTCCCGGCGAGGAATCAACTTGGCTCGACGCTAAGGCGCAACCAGAAAAAGAACTGGCGTTGCTTCGTCCTTACGCCGAACCAATAGAAAGTCGCCGAGTATCCAATCTGATAAATTCGGTCAAAAACGATACACCGAGTGTGATAAAACCAATTTAG
- a CDS encoding YifB family Mg chelatase-like AAA ATPase yields MSIHVYSATVTGLDAEPIEVEADISFGLTRCLIVGLPDAAVQEARERVRSAIRHSGFKWPNTHVTVNLAPADLRKEGPAFDLPIALSVLMASRQFIVDDQEALFIGELSLEGEVRPVSGALPVALAARRHGYRRIFVPADNAAEAAIIDDIDIHPVKCLNDVIKHYTGENLIPSYQREPVSIPDDQTYPVDFSQIKGQTRAKRALEIAAAGGHNVFLSGPPGSGKTMLAKALISIMPPMDISEALDVTRIYSVAGLVTSDEPLIIRRPFRSPHHTASSVALIGGGRLPRPGEISLAHRGVLFLDEFPEFPRPVLESLRQPLEDGTITINRINGSLKFPARFVLVAAQNPCPCGYASDPEIACRCSAWQIARYQQKISGPLLDRIDLHLTVPRVKVDDLVSAQAAEPSDVIRHRVVGARQRQLERFRTTSIIVNAEMDQPLIERYCQLGRPAAELLKNALTHMQLSARSYSRVLKISRTIADLEAVDTITTAHIAEALQYRTMG; encoded by the coding sequence ATGTCTATCCATGTTTATTCAGCCACGGTCACCGGGCTCGATGCCGAACCGATCGAGGTGGAAGCGGACATTAGTTTTGGTTTAACCCGCTGCCTGATCGTCGGCCTGCCTGACGCGGCAGTCCAGGAAGCGCGCGAGCGGGTACGTTCAGCTATTCGTCACAGCGGCTTCAAATGGCCCAATACGCACGTAACAGTTAATTTGGCACCGGCTGACCTGCGGAAAGAAGGCCCCGCGTTTGATTTGCCGATCGCGTTAAGCGTGCTGATGGCTTCGCGTCAATTTATCGTAGACGATCAGGAAGCCTTATTCATCGGCGAATTATCTTTGGAGGGAGAAGTTAGGCCCGTATCGGGTGCTTTGCCTGTGGCGCTGGCAGCGCGTCGGCACGGTTACCGGCGCATCTTTGTACCGGCTGACAATGCAGCTGAAGCGGCCATTATTGACGACATCGATATCCACCCGGTGAAATGTTTAAATGATGTAATTAAGCATTACACCGGCGAAAATTTAATACCATCTTATCAGCGTGAGCCGGTATCAATTCCAGACGATCAAACATACCCAGTCGATTTTAGCCAGATCAAAGGCCAGACGCGAGCCAAGCGGGCGCTCGAAATCGCTGCGGCTGGCGGCCACAACGTCTTTTTGTCTGGACCGCCGGGGTCGGGTAAAACCATGTTGGCCAAGGCGCTAATTTCCATCATGCCGCCGATGGATATATCAGAAGCGCTTGATGTGACGAGGATTTACAGTGTAGCCGGCTTGGTGACCTCTGATGAACCGTTAATAATACGGCGGCCATTCCGATCACCGCATCACACCGCGTCATCGGTGGCACTAATCGGCGGCGGGCGCTTGCCCCGGCCCGGGGAAATATCATTGGCGCATAGGGGTGTGTTGTTTTTGGATGAATTTCCCGAGTTTCCACGCCCGGTGCTGGAAAGTCTGCGCCAGCCGCTGGAAGACGGCACCATCACAATAAATCGGATCAACGGCAGTTTGAAATTCCCCGCTCGGTTTGTATTAGTGGCGGCTCAAAATCCCTGCCCGTGCGGTTATGCCAGCGATCCAGAGATAGCCTGCCGGTGTTCGGCCTGGCAGATTGCCCGCTATCAGCAGAAGATATCCGGACCATTGCTGGATCGGATCGATTTGCATCTCACGGTTCCCCGCGTCAAGGTCGATGATCTGGTCTCGGCTCAAGCCGCTGAGCCATCAGATGTGATTCGTCATCGGGTAGTCGGTGCCCGCCAGCGCCAGCTGGAACGTTTTCGTACGACGAGCATTATTGTCAACGCCGAGATGGATCAGCCGTTAATAGAACGTTATTGTCAATTAGGCCGGCCGGCCGCGGAGTTATTGAAGAATGCTTTGACTCATATGCAACTATCAGCGCGGTCGTATTCGCGGGTATTAAAAATCAGCCGCACGATTGCTGACCTTGAGGCAGTCGATACTATTACTACCGCTCATATCGCGGAAGCCTTGCAGTATCGGACGATGGGGTAG
- a CDS encoding signal peptidase II, producing MRYRTTVIGLVSLAGALLADQFFKLAVQTRLNQMTTETFVGPLRLGYYPNAGIGFGIQLPIWLIAGTVGLVVIGLAAWLLRAHHRIAPMVSWGVGLILIGAISNLFDRMMYGHVIDVFNFNDWSVFNIADVWIIVGVFVIVVGISSKRNATPSPKRMPSQDLPNN from the coding sequence ATGCGATACCGCACAACAGTTATCGGTCTAGTCAGTCTGGCCGGCGCGTTGCTGGCCGATCAGTTTTTCAAACTAGCCGTCCAGACGCGTTTGAATCAGATGACGACTGAAACATTTGTCGGACCTTTGCGGCTGGGATATTATCCCAACGCCGGCATTGGTTTTGGAATTCAATTACCCATTTGGCTGATCGCTGGAACGGTTGGTCTGGTCGTCATCGGATTGGCTGCCTGGTTGTTGCGTGCGCATCATCGAATCGCCCCGATGGTAAGTTGGGGGGTTGGGCTGATATTGATCGGTGCCATTTCAAACCTGTTTGATCGGATGATGTATGGCCACGTAATAGACGTATTCAATTTCAACGACTGGTCGGTATTCAACATCGCCGACGTGTGGATTATCGTGGGTGTGTTTGTTATTGTTGTTGGAATATCTTCAAAGAGAAATGCCACACCAAGTCCGAAAAGGATGCCATCGCAAGACTTGCCAAATAATTAA
- a CDS encoding TraR/DksA C4-type zinc finger protein → MDSKFIAEIKARLLQQKTALQTQVNDSTKQGTSSDDDAGTRFPQYGISPDDNALEVSNYQDSISVQHGLQEELDQIERALKQIEQGTYGVCSNCGQAIPKERLQIFPAATVCVVCSKAKP, encoded by the coding sequence ATGGACTCCAAATTTATCGCCGAAATCAAAGCTCGGTTACTCCAGCAAAAAACCGCGCTACAGACCCAAGTAAATGACTCAACCAAACAAGGCACCTCATCTGATGATGATGCCGGTACTCGGTTTCCTCAATATGGTATTTCACCGGACGACAACGCGCTGGAAGTATCCAACTACCAGGATAGCATTTCAGTACAACATGGATTACAGGAAGAGCTGGATCAGATCGAACGCGCGTTGAAGCAGATCGAACAAGGCACATATGGTGTATGCAGTAACTGCGGCCAAGCCATACCCAAGGAACGGTTACAAATATTTCCCGCCGCTACTGTGTGCGTAGTTTGTTCCAAAGCCAAACCGTAA
- a CDS encoding cytidylate kinase family protein produces the protein MIISISGMPGSGKTTNGRYLAQELGYKFYGMGILRREMARQRGWTIKELNQVGETQEFTDKEVDDFQAKLGQTSDNFVVDGWTSFYFIPHSFKIFLQCDLRTGAARIWKELQKDGITRNEGRELHTVEDVEKDLAIRIESSRRRYLKYYGIDYMKLDQYDLVLDTSHLTPEEVNQRLLEEVNKNVVAAK, from the coding sequence ATGATTATTTCAATTTCCGGCATGCCGGGTTCAGGCAAGACGACTAATGGCCGATATTTGGCGCAGGAACTCGGTTATAAATTTTATGGAATGGGAATTTTGCGTCGCGAAATGGCGCGCCAACGGGGATGGACAATCAAAGAATTAAACCAGGTTGGCGAAACGCAAGAGTTCACGGATAAGGAGGTTGATGATTTCCAAGCTAAGCTGGGACAGACTAGTGATAACTTCGTGGTTGACGGCTGGACGTCGTTTTATTTTATCCCGCACTCATTTAAAATATTTTTACAATGTGATCTGCGTACCGGCGCGGCTAGGATATGGAAGGAGCTGCAGAAAGACGGGATCACGCGCAATGAGGGTCGGGAATTGCATACAGTGGAAGATGTGGAAAAAGACCTGGCGATTAGAATTGAGAGCTCGCGCCGGCGTTATTTGAAATATTACGGGATTGATTATATGAAATTGGATCAGTACGATTTGGTACTGGATACCAGCCATCTAACGCCTGAAGAAGTTAACCAACGCTTGCTAGAGGAGGTAAACAAAAATGTGGTGGCAGCCAAATAA
- a CDS encoding cytochrome b5-like heme/steroid binding domain-containing protein produces the protein MKKELYFGIVGVIAVLILAGYYAGQYSGKKANPAVGNTQALSNLSDNTVALTTAEVLKHGDRSDCWLIMNGSVYNVTGYLNSHPGGVAGIVQYCGRDATQGYDTKGGRGTMHSGMADRDLRQLLIGALNATVNSQQVQNTNSVYNFSGGDDD, from the coding sequence ATGAAAAAAGAACTTTATTTTGGAATCGTCGGGGTGATTGCCGTATTGATCCTTGCCGGCTACTACGCTGGCCAGTATTCCGGCAAAAAGGCCAATCCTGCGGTTGGTAATACCCAGGCCTTATCGAACCTGTCTGATAACACCGTTGCGTTGACGACTGCCGAGGTGCTTAAACATGGCGACCGGTCCGACTGCTGGCTGATCATGAATGGTAGTGTGTATAACGTGACTGGGTATCTGAATAGCCATCCGGGCGGTGTGGCGGGCATTGTCCAATACTGCGGCCGTGACGCGACCCAAGGTTACGATACCAAAGGCGGTCGGGGCACGATGCATTCCGGTATGGCTGACCGTGATTTACGGCAGTTGCTGATTGGCGCCTTGAATGCGACCGTCAATTCCCAGCAGGTTCAGAATACAAACAGCGTTTATAATTTTAGCGGAGGCGACGATGACTAA
- a CDS encoding polyribonucleotide nucleotidyltransferase yields MPVKQFETEIGGKKLTIEVGRFAGQADGACTVRYGDTVVLATAVMSSKQREGIDYFPLLVDYEERLYAAGKIKGSRFIKREGRPTDEAILTSRLVDRSIRPFFNETIRNDVQVVITCLSVDQENDSDLPGLIAASCALSISRIPWAGPVAGVRVGQINGEWVLNPTYEAREKSILDLVVVGNTDKIVMLEAGAKEVPENVVIDGLKFGQKHIKKILELISTVQKDLGVPKIAVPEPTDEEKQAAELLNKKVTEFAAPKVQAILDMTEKTARAEAKTAALAELDEQLKSDNNVSKELRLKAPAIFEHLMDESVRRRVLDTGVRADGRKPDEIRTLTAEVGLLPRTHGSGLFQRGETQVLSIVTLGSPGDELVLDTMEESGKKRYMHHYNFPGFSVGEVAPLRGPGRREIGHGALAEKALVPVLPDKEAFPYTIRVVSEVLSSNGSSSMASTCGSTLALMDAGVPITKPVAGISTGLMTDEATGKFVLLTDIQGMEDHVGEMDFKITGTKDGITAIQLDIKNSGLTMEVCEQTFVRSKSARDIILAKMAESIAEPRPELSQYAPRITSIRIDPAKIRDVIGKGGETINEIIDQCGGKDVIKIDIEDDGLIMITSHSSEMSDKATEWIKQLTYDVQIGEEFEGKVTQIVADRNSGAEIGAIVEFMPGKDGMVHISELSEERVPDVSSVVKVGDTIKVKVMEVDKERGRISLSHKAVGKSAEEIAATRNAARPRRPFGHSGGFHGNGPRGGGHNDRRGRFF; encoded by the coding sequence ATGCCAGTGAAACAGTTCGAAACCGAAATCGGTGGCAAGAAACTGACCATCGAGGTCGGTCGTTTTGCCGGACAGGCCGACGGCGCCTGCACGGTTCGGTACGGCGACACCGTCGTACTCGCCACCGCCGTTATGAGCAGCAAACAGCGCGAAGGAATTGATTACTTCCCGCTGCTAGTCGATTACGAAGAGCGTCTCTACGCGGCCGGTAAAATCAAGGGTTCCCGCTTCATCAAGCGCGAGGGCCGACCGACCGATGAGGCGATTTTGACGTCTCGATTGGTGGATCGTTCCATCCGTCCGTTCTTCAATGAAACAATTCGCAATGATGTTCAGGTGGTTATCACCTGTCTGTCGGTCGATCAGGAAAACGATTCCGATCTGCCGGGCTTGATTGCCGCTTCATGCGCCCTGAGTATTTCCCGCATCCCCTGGGCCGGTCCCGTGGCCGGTGTTCGGGTAGGCCAGATCAATGGCGAATGGGTGCTGAACCCAACCTACGAGGCTCGCGAAAAGTCTATTCTCGACCTGGTAGTGGTTGGCAATACCGACAAGATAGTAATGCTGGAGGCCGGCGCCAAAGAAGTACCCGAAAATGTGGTAATCGATGGTTTGAAATTTGGCCAGAAGCACATCAAGAAAATACTTGAACTGATCAGCACGGTGCAAAAAGATCTGGGTGTGCCGAAAATCGCCGTTCCCGAACCGACTGATGAAGAAAAACAGGCCGCGGAACTCCTGAATAAGAAAGTAACAGAATTCGCCGCACCAAAAGTCCAGGCCATATTGGACATGACAGAAAAGACCGCGCGGGCTGAAGCCAAGACAGCCGCGTTGGCCGAGCTTGATGAACAGCTCAAGAGCGATAATAACGTCAGCAAGGAGCTGCGTTTGAAAGCGCCGGCGATATTCGAACATCTGATGGATGAGTCAGTCCGCCGCCGGGTGCTAGATACCGGCGTCCGCGCCGACGGTCGGAAGCCGGACGAAATCCGCACGCTAACCGCTGAAGTTGGATTGCTGCCGCGGACGCACGGTTCGGGCTTGTTCCAGCGCGGTGAAACGCAGGTACTCTCGATTGTAACGCTGGGCAGTCCCGGTGATGAGCTGGTACTCGATACGATGGAAGAGAGTGGCAAGAAACGCTATATGCACCACTATAACTTCCCCGGCTTCTCGGTGGGTGAAGTGGCGCCATTGCGCGGCCCCGGACGCCGGGAGATTGGACATGGCGCGCTGGCTGAAAAAGCCCTAGTGCCGGTACTGCCGGACAAGGAAGCGTTTCCCTACACGATTAGGGTGGTATCAGAGGTGCTGTCGTCCAACGGATCATCTTCAATGGCTTCGACCTGCGGGTCAACGCTGGCTCTGATGGACGCGGGCGTGCCGATCACCAAGCCGGTAGCCGGTATTTCCACGGGTCTAATGACCGATGAGGCTACGGGTAAGTTCGTGCTGTTGACCGATATCCAGGGCATGGAAGATCATGTCGGTGAAATGGATTTCAAAATTACCGGCACCAAAGACGGTATCACGGCCATTCAGCTGGATATCAAAAACAGCGGCTTGACCATGGAAGTCTGTGAGCAGACATTTGTCCGCTCCAAATCGGCGCGCGATATCATATTGGCCAAGATGGCTGAGTCGATCGCCGAGCCGCGACCGGAATTGTCACAGTATGCGCCGCGTATTACATCAATCAGAATTGATCCAGCTAAGATCCGCGACGTGATCGGCAAAGGCGGTGAGACAATCAATGAAATTATTGATCAATGCGGCGGTAAAGACGTGATCAAGATCGATATCGAGGATGATGGTCTGATTATGATCACTTCACATAGCTCAGAAATGTCGGACAAGGCGACTGAGTGGATCAAACAGCTGACCTACGATGTCCAGATTGGTGAAGAGTTTGAGGGCAAGGTGACTCAGATTGTGGCCGATCGAAACAGCGGCGCGGAAATCGGTGCCATTGTTGAGTTCATGCCCGGCAAAGATGGGATGGTCCACATATCCGAATTATCAGAGGAGCGCGTACCGGACGTAAGCTCGGTGGTCAAAGTCGGCGACACGATAAAGGTAAAAGTCATGGAAGTCGATAAGGAGCGTGGCCGCATTAGCCTGTCGCACAAGGCGGTCGGCAAGTCCGCGGAAGAAATCGCGGCGACGCGCAATGCCGCCCGGCCCCGACGGCCATTCGGACACTCGGGTGGATTCCACGGCAACGGCCCCCGGGGTGGCGGTCACAACGACCGGCGGGGACGGTTCTTCTAA
- a CDS encoding NYN domain-containing protein, which translates to MIQHTEQRVGVFVDVQNMYYSAKNIYQAKVNFGKILETAIAGRKLIRAFAYVIRAEAPEEQSFFDALSKQGFEVRSKDLQVFYGGQKKGDWDVGIAIDAIRLAPKLDSVVLVSGDGDFIPLVEYLRYNGQQVEVVAFSRSSSSRLMESCDEFTDLCADEDKYLIKSNFSLRRLVNPMRSKNRHQPIDTAPNGQRDNGSRDNQNSLSIK; encoded by the coding sequence ATGATCCAGCACACTGAACAAAGAGTGGGCGTCTTCGTAGATGTCCAGAATATGTATTACTCGGCCAAGAACATTTATCAAGCCAAGGTCAACTTCGGAAAAATATTGGAAACCGCTATTGCCGGACGCAAGCTGATCCGGGCTTTCGCGTATGTTATTCGAGCCGAAGCGCCGGAGGAGCAAAGCTTCTTTGACGCGCTCAGCAAGCAGGGCTTCGAGGTTCGGAGCAAAGATCTGCAAGTATTTTACGGCGGCCAGAAAAAGGGCGACTGGGATGTCGGCATTGCCATTGACGCGATTCGTCTGGCACCAAAGCTGGACTCGGTTGTACTGGTGAGCGGCGACGGTGATTTCATTCCGTTGGTGGAGTATCTGCGCTATAACGGCCAGCAAGTCGAGGTGGTGGCCTTCAGCCGATCATCTTCATCCCGCCTGATGGAATCATGCGATGAATTTACCGATCTGTGCGCCGATGAGGATAAATATCTGATCAAGAGCAATTTCAGCCTGCGCCGTTTGGTCAATCCCATGCGTTCGAAAAATCGGCATCAACCTATTGATACAGCGCCAAATGGTCAGCGGGATAATGGCAGCCGAGACAATCAAAACAGCTTATCAATTAAGTAA
- the rpsO gene encoding 30S ribosomal protein S15, translated as MPIDKAKKEELIQKFKTHAKDTGSSEVQVAILTEEILQLTEHLKLHKKDFSSRRGLLRKVGQRRRLLKYLEKENNESYLSLIKKLKLKK; from the coding sequence ATGCCAATCGACAAAGCCAAAAAGGAGGAGCTGATCCAGAAGTTCAAGACGCACGCCAAGGACACCGGCTCATCTGAAGTGCAGGTAGCGATTTTAACTGAAGAGATCCTTCAGTTGACCGAACATCTCAAGCTCCACAAGAAAGACTTTTCCTCACGTCGCGGGTTGCTCCGCAAGGTGGGACAGCGTCGCCGGTTGCTCAAGTATCTCGAAAAAGAGAACAACGAGAGCTATCTGTCGCTGATTAAGAAACTCAAGCTCAAAAAATAA
- a CDS encoding helix-turn-helix domain-containing protein yields MSVIDVKKLRGKLGITQVELAQRLDVNLRTITRWESGLSKPRGSSLAALKRLDNGASGTRKTFPLLRIGICCEFSDTTLPVLGALGDAYDRFGCPVVFVSLPWDNRMLDALLMGYVDVVLYNEWCLRRYVWETLSALQQVSPSYESGVPYIAFSLPTCRFGRGDDPISPDDLLRTLWEPETVKIVPPADLHETMLLVRAGCRRSHGDLRELATQDHACDWHRQTAGLGVREFLSPLPGWADRPVAYIGGQDQRSQIELAAVNAERRIVWMIDPLAELGVTPPLGLRRNALIAFGRSPTPFMGEVTRAYELARSNVSISDETRAEAKLELARWRHLHGSGHGETFRSVSEEVHKTLPRTSVLSKELGRWLN; encoded by the coding sequence ATGTCAGTCATTGACGTGAAGAAGCTTCGTGGCAAGTTGGGCATTACCCAAGTCGAACTTGCCCAGCGGCTGGATGTGAATCTGCGTACCATCACACGGTGGGAATCTGGATTGTCAAAACCGCGCGGTTCGTCACTGGCAGCGCTTAAACGGCTCGACAACGGAGCGTCGGGTACCAGAAAGACGTTTCCGCTACTGCGTATCGGCATTTGCTGCGAGTTCAGCGATACCACGCTTCCCGTGCTGGGGGCGTTGGGGGATGCCTATGACAGGTTCGGCTGTCCGGTGGTGTTCGTGTCGCTTCCGTGGGACAATCGGATGCTCGACGCGCTGCTCATGGGATACGTTGACGTTGTGCTGTACAACGAGTGGTGTCTACGCAGATACGTCTGGGAGACGCTGAGCGCATTGCAGCAGGTATCTCCGTCATACGAATCTGGTGTCCCGTACATTGCGTTTTCGCTTCCGACGTGTCGCTTCGGCAGAGGGGATGATCCGATCAGTCCCGATGACTTGTTGCGTACGCTCTGGGAACCAGAGACCGTGAAGATCGTACCACCGGCGGACTTGCATGAAACTATGCTGCTCGTCCGCGCTGGATGCCGCCGATCGCACGGTGATCTGCGTGAACTCGCAACACAGGATCACGCGTGTGACTGGCATCGTCAAACGGCGGGTCTGGGAGTCCGAGAGTTTCTTTCACCGCTTCCCGGGTGGGCCGATCGGCCGGTAGCCTACATCGGCGGCCAGGACCAGCGATCCCAGATCGAGTTGGCCGCAGTAAATGCGGAACGACGGATCGTGTGGATGATCGACCCGCTTGCAGAACTGGGAGTTACTCCTCCGCTTGGGTTACGTCGCAATGCACTGATTGCATTCGGAAGGTCACCGACGCCGTTTATGGGCGAAGTTACAAGGGCGTACGAACTTGCCCGCTCTAACGTCTCGATTTCTGACGAGACGAGAGCTGAAGCGAAGCTCGAACTTGCCCGCTGGCGCCATCTTCATGGCTCCGGGCACGGTGAGACGTTTCGCTCGGTGAGCGAGGAAGTACACAAGACACTGCCACGAACGAGCGTCCTCTCGAAAGAACTTGGTCGTTGGCTCAACTGA
- the xerA gene encoding site-specific tyrosine recombinase/integron integrase — translation MAPHPLPQLIQDFLDYLEIERNCSLATKRNYQAYLNRFVEWSKLKTAESIDIDAVRNFRLWLNRQQSQKKENLKKSTQNYYLIALRAFLKYLSKRDIKALAPEKIELAKMPERQVSFLEGEDLERLLGAPSKSNESPIIQKRDKAILELFFSTGLRVSELANLTTDQINLVKDEFTVRGKGSKLRLVFLSNQAKHWLKEYLDARHDASLSVFIRHDRAAQTGQQEPLTPRSIQRLVQKYAKSVGITKRITPHALRHSYATDLLTGGADIRSVQSLLGHSSITTTQIYTHITNQQLRDVYKSFHDRKRKPSKSVDSAK, via the coding sequence ATGGCTCCACATCCGCTCCCCCAACTTATCCAGGACTTCCTCGACTATCTTGAGATCGAGCGTAATTGTAGTCTGGCCACGAAGCGCAACTACCAAGCGTACCTCAATCGTTTCGTGGAATGGTCAAAGCTAAAGACAGCCGAGTCAATCGATATCGACGCCGTCCGCAATTTTCGCCTGTGGCTCAACCGCCAGCAAAGCCAAAAGAAAGAAAATCTCAAAAAGAGCACGCAGAATTACTATTTGATCGCGCTCCGGGCATTTCTAAAATATCTGTCCAAGCGCGACATCAAGGCGCTGGCACCGGAAAAGATCGAACTGGCTAAGATGCCCGAGCGACAGGTCAGCTTCCTTGAAGGTGAGGATCTGGAACGATTGCTAGGTGCGCCTTCAAAATCAAATGAATCACCGATCATTCAAAAACGGGACAAGGCAATCCTGGAACTATTTTTCTCCACCGGCCTGCGCGTCTCGGAACTGGCAAACCTAACCACCGATCAGATCAACCTCGTGAAGGATGAATTTACAGTGCGGGGCAAGGGCAGCAAGTTGCGTCTGGTCTTCTTATCGAACCAGGCCAAGCACTGGCTAAAAGAGTATCTCGACGCGCGGCATGATGCTTCGTTGTCCGTGTTTATCCGCCACGACCGCGCCGCTCAAACAGGACAGCAGGAGCCGCTCACGCCCAGAAGCATCCAGCGCCTGGTGCAGAAATACGCCAAGTCGGTCGGCATCACCAAGCGGATCACCCCGCACGCTCTGCGCCATTCATATGCCACCGATTTATTAACCGGCGGCGCTGACATCCGTTCGGTCCAATCGCTACTCGGGCATTCCTCTATCACCACCACGCAAATCTATACCCATATCACGAACCAGCAATTGCGCGACGTGTACAAATCATTTCACGACCGCAAGCGCAAGCCATCAAAATCAGTTGACTCTGCGAAGTAA
- a CDS encoding 3'-5' exonuclease, with product MPPEFVIFDLETTGLKPRWNEIIEIGAIRVSADLTTEIGQFEKKVLPTHIETADPESLKVNGYLPINWTDAIDLKTALIEFAGFSKGGLLAGYNVSFDWMFLKEACVQHNVKFEIDYHVFDVFSVAWLHCQTFAQPKSLSLSSQAQLYALPPQPEPHTALADARLTLGLLQAVSRRMGLTNKYFTV from the coding sequence ATGCCTCCCGAATTTGTCATCTTTGATCTAGAAACCACCGGCTTGAAACCGCGCTGGAACGAAATTATTGAAATCGGCGCTATACGAGTATCGGCTGACTTAACAACCGAAATAGGTCAGTTCGAAAAGAAGGTTCTGCCAACCCATATTGAAACGGCTGATCCGGAATCACTCAAGGTTAATGGCTACCTACCAATCAACTGGACCGACGCGATAGATTTAAAAACGGCTTTGATTGAGTTTGCCGGCTTTTCCAAAGGCGGGCTATTGGCTGGCTATAACGTTTCATTTGACTGGATGTTCCTGAAAGAGGCCTGTGTGCAACATAACGTGAAGTTCGAAATCGACTATCATGTTTTCGACGTTTTCTCGGTGGCGTGGCTGCACTGTCAAACCTTCGCTCAACCAAAATCGCTTAGCTTGTCCAGCCAGGCACAATTATATGCTTTGCCGCCTCAACCCGAGCCGCACACCGCTCTAGCTGACGCTCGATTGACGCTGGGTCTGCTCCAGGCCGTTAGCCGCCGCATGGGTCTGACCAATAAATACTTCACCGTCTAG